The following are encoded together in the Drosophila sechellia strain sech25 chromosome 3R, ASM438219v1, whole genome shotgun sequence genome:
- the LOC6606285 gene encoding uncharacterized protein LOC6606285 → MTYICPPQPSEGESEILHFSAAGGNNNGSWVWLGLVLAIAIGVALERCGGSREERKEETISERSGPGPKSSAELQSWFSARPKRTDVFEKRTRHKPHGKRNEIESVHHATGIAKCLARRGQYTHPKTLRVTMPPAGQQLRLTALVYLALSIALLCNGSEGETRQKYANESLADADDPPPVWSQFLEDYVLSQSSSSSGSQRKSKDLPYMGGDMGINGPLSYHSSAYKRPGNNIYITRRIGEAVELEPHLRKPVESQSPIVNPLFRPMTNQMLHQQHQQMQQQQQQQQMQQQQLQQRQQPGFLQQLFGIGGSGGGGSGNPTQLQQHVRPVPLQQQQVQQIPQQHPQQQHLVGGQPTTFRAVSENDLYLLGAIEKLVYRVDYLESRVRRSEQLIYYLMAGNNQKEVKDPCPANFTRISDNCYYINSQQQVNWKTANSACKGLNSHLAEFEKVSENEEIMAYLLNQPAHRGRDYWLGGLNPGLLWIWSNSAKPVNPNMNLTSIAMAQKGENSTVANLVDSSEQAAEEAAGEDVLNNTVQIEGKGRCLRLSYNAGKHSYVYYGQECTSRHYYICEHEDKTLDNKIKKISRELKLFE, encoded by the exons ATGACTTACATTTGCCCACCACAGCCAAGCGAAGGAGAAAGTGAAATTTTGCATTTCTCGGCGGccggcggcaacaacaatgggtCTTGGGTCTGGTTGGGTCTGGTCTTGGCCATTGCCATTGGCGTGGCATTGGAGCGGTGCGGCGGGAGCAGAGAAGAGAGGAAGGAAGAGACGATCAGCGAGCGGAGCGGACCAGGCCCAAAGTCAAGCGCAGAGCTTCAGTCGTGGTTTTCAGCTCGACCCAAGCGAACGGACGTCTTTGAAAAGCGGACGCGGCATAAACCGCACGGAAAACGCAACGAAATCGAAAGTGTTCACCACGCGACTGGAATCGCCAAGTGCTTAGCGAGGCGGGGGCAATATACCCATCCGAAAACATTACGTGTCACCATGCCGCCGGCTGGTCAACAACTCCGGCTTACGGCCCTTGTTTATCTGGCATTAAGTATTGCACTCTTATGCAATGGCAGCGAAGGTGAAACTAGGCAAAAATACGCCAATGAATCACTCGCGGACGCAGACGATCCACCTCCAGTCTGGTCGCAGTTTCTCGAAGATTACGTCTTGAG CCAAAGCAGCAGTAGCAGTGGCAGCCAGCGAAAGTCCAAAGACCTGCCTTATATGGGCGGGGACATGGGCATCAATGGACCGCTCAGCTATCACTCGTCCGCCTACAAGCGACCCGGCAACAATATCTACATCACCAGGAGGATCGGCGAGGCGGTGGAACTGGAGCCGCATCTGCGAAAGCCCGTGGAGAGTCAGAGTCCCATTGTGAATCCTCTGTTTCGGCCCATGACCAATCAGATGTTGcaccagcaacaccaacagatgcagcaacaacagcaacagcaacagatgcagcagcaacagttgcagcAACGCCAGCAACCGGGTTTCCTGCAGCAACTCTTTGGCATAGGTGGCAGTGGCGGTGGTGGTAGCGGTAATCCTACCCAGCTCCAGCAGCATGTGCGACCAGTGccgctgcaacagcaacaagtgCAACAGATACCGCAGCAACAcccgcaacagcaacatcttGTGGGCGGTCAGCCGACCACATTCCGAGCTGTCTCCGAAAATGATCTTTATCTCTTGGGAGCCATTGAAAAGTTGGTGTATCGAGTGG ATTACCTGGAGAGTCGAGTGCGCCGCTCGGAGCAGCTGATCTACTACCTGATGGCCGGGAACAATCAGAAGGAGGTGAAGGATCCCTGTCCAGCGAACTTCACCCGCATCAGCGACAACTGCTACTACATCAACAGCCAGCAGCAGGTGAACTGGAAGACGGCAAACTCTGCCTGCAAGGGTCTAAACTCCCACCTGGCCGAGTTCGAGAAGGTCTCGGAGAATGAGGAGATCATGGCCTATCTGCTGAACCAGCCGGCGCATCGTGGTCGCGATTACTGGCTGGGCGGTCTCAATCCTGGCCTACTCTGGATCTGGTCCAACTCGGCCAAGCCAGTGAATCCCAACATGAATCTCACATCCATTGCGATGGCCCAAAAGGGGGAGAACTCCACGGTCGCCAATCTGGTCGACAGTTCGGAGCAGGCGGCAGAGGAGGCGGCCGGCGAGGATGTGCTGAACAACACGGTGCAAATAGAGGGCAAGGGTCGCTGCCTACGACTGAGTTACAATGCCGGGAAGCACAGCTATGTGTACTACGGACAGGAGTGCACCTCGCGGCACTACTACATCTGCGAACACGAGGACAAGACGCTGGACAACAAGATCAAGAAGATCAGCCGCGAGCTGAAGCTGTTCGAGTGA
- the LOC6606286 gene encoding tropomyosin-2, with protein sequence MDAIKKKMQAMKLEKDNAIDKADTCENQAKDANSRADKLNEEVRDLEKKFVQVEIDLVTAKEQLEKANTELEEKEKLLTATESEVATQNRKVQQIEEDLEKSEERSTTAQQKLLEATQSADENNRMCKVLENRSQQDEERMDQLTNQLKEARMLAEDADTKSDEVSRKLAFVEDELEVAEDRVRSGESKIMELEEELKVVGNSLKSLEVSEEKANQRVEEFKREMKTLSIKLKEAEQRAEHAEKQVKRLQKEVDRLEDELGINKDRYKSLADEMDSTFAELAGY encoded by the exons aTGGACGCCATCAAGAAGAAGATGCAAGCGATGAAGCTTGAGAAGGATAACGCCATTGACAAGGCCGACACCTGCGAGAAccaagccaaggatgccaactCCCGCGCCGACAAACTGAACGAGGAGGTGCGCGATCTGGAGAAGAAGTTCGTCCAGGTGGAGATCGATCTGGTCACCGCCAaggagcagctggagaagGCCAACACCGagctggaggagaaggagaaaCTCCTGACCGCCACCGAGTCCGAGGTGGCCACCCAGAACCGCAAGGTGCAACAGATTGAGGAGGATCTGGAGAAGTCCGAGGAGCGCTCGACCACCGCCCAACAGAAGCTGCTGGAGGCCACCCAGTCGGCCGATGAGAACAACCGCATGTGCAAGGTGCTGGAGAACCGTTCCCAGCAGGATGAGGAGCGCATGGACCAGCTGACCAACCAGCTGAAGGAAGCCCGCATGCTGGCTGAGGATGCCGATACCAAGTCCGACGAGGTCTCCCGCAAGCTGGCCTTCGTTGAAGACGAGCTGGAAGTGGCTGAGGATCGTGTCCGCTCCGGCGAGTCCAAGATCatggagctggaggaggagctgaAG GTTGTCGGCAACTCCCTGAAGTCCCTGGAGGTGTCCGAGGAGAAGGCCAACCAGCGCGTGGAGGAGTTCAAGCGCGAGATGAAGACCCTGTCCATCAAGTTGAAGGAGGCCGAGCAGCGCGCCGAGCACGCCGAGAAGCAAGTGAAGCGGCTGCAGAAGGAGGTCGACAGGCTAGAGG ACGAGTTGGGCATCAACAAGGACAGGTACAAGTCCCTGGCCGACGAGATGGACTCCACATTCGCCGAGTTGGCTGGCTACTAA